GAGGTCTCTGGAATGGAAATATAGGCTTTATTGTCAACAGGCAGGCTGTCTTCGACATTAAGCCGAACCGTTGTAAGGCCTGGCCCGAGATTCCCGAGAGTGAACTGGTTTGTTCCACCTGCAGGGACATCCAGGGTAAAGGACGTTGATGCGTTTCCTGAAGTGCCTCTCCCAGTCTCGATTTCAACTTTCTGGTTGCTGTTCCTGTAGTTCTTGATCACACCAGTATAGCCGTAATTGCCATCCATAGCTTCAATCCAGCCATTGATAATTCCAATATTGTCGGCAGGATTCCCTACTTTTATGAAATTCACCTTAATCCCGTAGGACTCGGCAAGGTTCTTGGAAGCAACTGGATCATCGCCTTTTGAGTTCGTGAAGTCCGAAACAACGATAATTCTTCCGCCTTCCGTGGAAAGAGCTCGCATGCCTGTGGTAATTGCTGCAGACAGGTCGGCAGTGCCTGCACTCGGTCTGATCTTCTTGAAAATATCATGGGCAGCTGAAGCGCTCCCTCCTTTAAGAACAGTCAAAGGCATATCCGAAGCAAGAATTATGCTGTTCTTCTTGCTTACATAGCCGTCAGCAATACCGACTGCATCCTCAAAACGGGAATCGACCTGCATGCTTGCAGAGGTATCGAGGATAAGTACGGTATGCTCTCCGCTCAGAGGCTCCTCCGAGTTGTAGTAATAGCCTGCTGCCGCAATGGAGAGCAGGATAAGCACTAGAAGCTGAACCAGGAAAAGTGGATCCTGTACGATCTTGGTGAGCGAAGCATAAACCCGTTTTCTTTCCCTCTCAAGCTTAAGGACAAACATGAGTGTTGGAATTGCAAGTACCGTCGGCTTCGGGCGGAGCATGTAGATAATAATAAGCGGGATGACACTCAGGAGAGCGACAAGAGCAAAAGGGTTCTCAAAAGGCATTTTTAACGTCTCCTTCTCCTGATGGTATGGTAGAAAGCGTCAAAGATAGGGGTATCGGTTGTAAAACTGTAAAACTCAGCCCCTGCTCTCATACAGGCTTTTTTAATTCTTGCGCCATGGTCTTCAAGCTTTTCAAGATATTTCTCTTTGAATCTCTCACTGACGTACGTTCGGATCTCTTCTCCGGTTTCAAGGTCTATAAGCTTGCTGTTACCCTGAAGAGGGAGCATTTTTTCCGTGGGGTCGAGCACCTGGATAAGAATCAGGTCATGGCTCGATAGCCTGGAAACTGCAGCTTCTATTGCCTCGGGTTCCTGAAGAAAGTCCGAGATAAGGATTACAAGGGACCTGGATTTGATTTCCTGGCTGTACTTTATAACAGCTTCCCCTATAGAGGTTCCTCCTGACAGTTCGAGCTTTCCAAGCCTGTCGATTGCCCAGAGAAGATTTTTTCGCCCACGTCTTGGCTTATTTATATCGACTTCCTGTGTAAATGTCGAGATCGCAAACCTATCGTTATATTTTGTTACCATGTAGGCATAACCTGCGGCAAGCATGGCAGCGTACTCAAACTTTGAAGTTCCTTTTTCAGGGTAATCCATACTTTTGCTGGCATCCAGAAGGATATGGGTCGTAAGGGTTTTTTCTTCCTCAAA
This region of Methanosarcina flavescens genomic DNA includes:
- a CDS encoding DUF58 domain-containing protein, translated to MTRIKQNIETDFFRQLDRFTFSVRKRVSTVYAGNRPSTRSGHGIDTIGFREYDLNDSLKDIDWKAYARTEKLYVRQFEEEKTLTTHILLDASKSMDYPEKGTSKFEYAAMLAAGYAYMVTKYNDRFAISTFTQEVDINKPRRGRKNLLWAIDRLGKLELSGGTSIGEAVIKYSQEIKSRSLVILISDFLQEPEAIEAAVSRLSSHDLILIQVLDPTEKMLPLQGNSKLIDLETGEEIRTYVSERFKEKYLEKLEDHGARIKKACMRAGAEFYSFTTDTPIFDAFYHTIRRRRR